In Perca fluviatilis chromosome 14, GENO_Pfluv_1.0, whole genome shotgun sequence, a genomic segment contains:
- the kdm6ba gene encoding lysine-specific demethylase 6B translates to MHHAVEQFGGRGTRDSFPLDGLNRGPWAPVGGRAWQPPARCSPGINHQLLSHLPPGPMGGLNHPSKFFSNGPMRGCEKLELPQPMLPGLQREQQRPPHHHLHPPPPHRAWEQLGQLYESHLPPQGHPVVPLPNEHSLRPHNGGYAGSSGPPPNPHLPHNRPNQLLKFGGPQEQHVPRGPPLLGDEMWAQVHQQRGYPGKMLGGQLKRPGPPLGEHSVIQHTPLPSMHPSSRPAAEDCPSPSKRKKSSDQVSHPGLQRFPGPGQSLPSQHQSSVHHLPPKAALWNPLHKNTPWQPQTSDRKNPQSQEFQLRTETNKQGMGSYAQKSSPASSTPSNFSPPPNSSPGSYNQGCAPQLQKDAFQPQAVNQQSPHSSYPSSKPCQTMEPRGAHNQRGPLIGGQGGSQATSHTASTPTRLDRDQHLHAQSSPANPPATSNSSSSSSVPYSHFQPHPGLGHKGPPPPPPPGGSTSVPQHLQSRPHEAWRYQSRPSSHSLESGIYRPPGLLPQSHNQVVDTRVPVPSQHHHHVSPPLPQTNSTRTPVITANHPISQASCAIGGYSNSRSSTGVTMTGVSTVTTSPPAGCPVNNGSSNNSWQRGRETVTQTSTRGVTSPISQLDALLQPGCQRGQTTTANQLHQQELPRPQHGPTKSRPTKGKTSYYAQAEQPPALSSSSSLFSSGHQRAGDSVITSRVSNPLPSSPTTYRSAPRSTGNTAPQPSNPSIPALSSRLGHHLEFAVTRAYSEPQICPPAQTSVPQSIEEALDKLDAELEGHMQAEERRKRDREVEQERKMREEQRQKKEWEMRQKRDEEKKRKELEKEEERKKRELDKQEEERRRREWERQEQERKRRQEEARRREAERQEEERQRRELERQEEERRRRELERQEEERKKREWEKKERERKRREWERQEEERKKREAERQEQERKKRELERQEEEKKKQREWERKEEEKKRMEQKREEELCSAKGKEQTAIENLERLLSCNSSPTRRPPRLSSVTAPPSDPSPPSSQASLPYPWLSRGGVPPCLPGQTATTTTPVERLRPPPLTPRPPPLTPQTEYAREKQRQREMWSNNGGTTFSPSSTHNTSGMNQSVYPNKPPTMQAAPNQSKDSATVRDSSQHTLPTLALREPPKLYQAFPRENITPPRLSSSSIGEMLHKQVPSSSLENASSCGTDSAQFEEEPSELSTLLPDGLANIMAMLDESIKKEEEMYNSEKTGSTGLLDNFTPSVQPIKSYLCAPDLIPAMKHQPNQEDFGSNPHASPPVLSRQGSLASPCSRTSSLNEEDEDYLKPSPNPKRSMDMGVGNTNYRHSDLAKLYGLPEQTKSEADEDEDEEDPETPSCSPPPQRPHLHQTGVNNMFKSLATVLGSQKYAYRGGPFGRPPPSALLGVKYSSSLSLGPDICRQQQSSSPTSDSTHPPFSPTVPPLKSSPPPLLEDKKLKIEGADVWRDDGETTEDRLNSTKKESISTINPIKVVKEERLLTTISESSLAELGKSCEVMLSRQSLPNKNSIDKPDGHVKVEDRHKPEKVKGHREKDRHRDRDKEREKYKKRKESHSHRSTRNHEDRKEKKKHREKREEMVFSSSSSSSSSSTHSSSSHKRHKDGKSDKEKKDRRILGDLNLQSKEGSENNRGHYDTDKTKCNDPSGASPTSEGEHSEWTSRSSSERSSEEKKDSESGSSLGSTDFLKLKALSDGPPKELKIRLIKVESGDRETFIASEVEEKRIPLEEINIKNTASEIIRSCKGARVKGKFKESFLLPAFSVKPIMTSGEPIPREKLNPPTPSIYLESKRDAFSPVLLQFCTDPKNPVTVIRGLAGSLRLNLGLFSTKSLVEANAEQAVEVRTQVQQPADENWDPSGTGQTWPCESSRSHTTIAKYAQYQASSFQESLQEEKGSDDEDDEDEKKPSYSSDTPSKDSSKESSSAEQKQVGKIIKFGTNIDLSDPKRWKPQLQELQKLPAFMRVASSGNMLSHVGHTILGMNTVQLYMKVPGSRTPGHQENNNFCSVNINIGPGDCEWFSVHENYWQAISDFCEKHGVDYLTGSWWPVLEDLYKANIPVYRFIQRPGDLVWINAGTVHWVQAVGWCNNIAWNVGPLNAYQYQLALERFEWNEVKKVKSIVPMIHVSWNVARTVKITDPDTFKMVKHCLLQSMKHIQVLRDQLVADGKKLSYQSRVKDEPAYYCNECDVEVFNLLFVTSESNSRKTYVVHCEDCARQRSPNLTNVVVLEQYRIEELMNTYDSFNLASSSSR, encoded by the exons ATGCATCACGCAGTAGAGCAGTTTGGCGGGCGTGGCACACGGGATTCCTTCCCTCTGGACGGACTCAACCGGGGACCATGGGCTCCCGTGGGCGGCCGCGCCTGGCAGCCACCTGCCAG GTGTTCGCCTGGAATAAACCACCAGCTCCTTTCCCATCTACCTCCTGGTCCTATGGGCGGACTGAACCATCCCAGTAAATTCTTTAGTAATGG GCCCATGCGAGGATGTGAAAAACTTGAGCTCCCACAGCCAATGTTACCAGGTCtgcagagggagcagcaaagacctcctcatcatcatcttcaccCTCCACCTCCCCACAGAGCATGGGAGCAACTAGGTCAGCTGTATGAATCCCACCTCCCTCCTCAAGGACATCCTGTTGTGCCACTGCCCAATGAGCACTCACTTCGTCCCCATAATGGAGGCTATGCAGGCAGCAGCGGCCCTCCCCCAAACCCCCATCTTCCCCACAACAGGCCAAACCAACTGCTGAAG TTTGGGGGTCCTCAGGAGCAGCATGTTCCCCGGGGTCCGCCATTGCTGGGAGATGAGATGTGGGCCCAGGTGCACCAG CAGAGGGGCTACCCAGGGAAGATGCTAGGGGGTCAGCTGAAGAGGCCAGGCCCTCCACTGGGAGAGCACTCTGTTATCCAGCACACTCCTCTGCCATCCATGCACCCGTCCTCCCGCCCAGCTGCAGAGGACTGTCCCAGCCCCAGCAAGAGAAAAAAGAGTTCGGATCAG GTATCTCATCCTGGACTGCAGCGTTTCCCTGGCCCTGGCCAGTCTTTGCCATCTCAGCACCAGTCATCAGTCCACCACCTCCCTCCAAAAGCTGCCTTGTGGAACCCCCTTCACAAGAACACTCCTTGGCAGCCCCAGACTTCTGACCGTAAGAACCCACAATCGCAGGAGTTCCAGCTCAGAACA GAAACCAACAAACAAGGAATGGGTAGCTATGCCCAAAAGTCCTCTCCTGCCTCTTCCACTCCTTCAAACTTCTCCCCTCCACCAAACTCCTCCCCGGGAAGCTACAACCAGGGATGTGCTCCTCAGCTCCAGAAAGACGCATTCCAACCTCAGGCTGTAAACCAGCAGTCCCCTCACTCCTCCTACCCCAGCTCCAAACCCTGCCAGACCATGGAGCCTCGTGGTGCTCACAACCAGAGAGGCCCTCTCATTGGGGGCCAAGGTGGCAGCCAAGCTACCTCTCACACGGCATCTACCCCAACCAGGCTAGACAGAGATCAACACCTACATGCCCAATCGTCACCAGCAAACCCTCCTGCaaccagcaacagcagcagcagcagcagtgtgccTTACAGCCACTTCCAGCCTCATCCAGGGCTGGGGCACAAGggtccacctcctcctcctcctcctggcgGCAGCACCTCAGTACCTCAGCATCTGCAAAGTAGGCCCCATGAGGCTTGGAGATACCAGAGCAGGCCAAGCAGTCACTCCCTA GAGTCTGGTATCTACAGGCCTCCAGGACTGCTACCTCAGAGCCACAATCAGGTCGTGGATACCCGGGTTCCAGTTCCTTCCCAGCATCACCATCATGTCAGCCCTCCTCTGCCCCAAACCAATTCCACTCGAACACCTGTCATCACAGCCAATCATCCCATATCCCAGGCCTCTTGTGCCATAGGTGGCTATAGTAACAGCAGGAGCTCTACTGGTGTCACCATGACTGGTGTCTCCACAGTGACCACATCACCCCCTGCTGGTTGCCCTGTGAACAATGGCAGCAGTAATAACAgttggcagagaggaagagagacagtAACCCAAACCTCCACCCGTGGCGTCACTAGCCCCATCTCTCAGCTGGATGCTCTGCTGCAGCCAGGATGTCAGAGAGGCCAAACTACCACTGCCAACCAGCTTCACCAACAGGAGCTGCCCAGACCACAACATGGACCCACCAAGTCCCGGCCCACGAAGGGGAAGACGTCATACTATGCTCAGGCAGAGCAACCTCCTGCATTGTCCTCATCATCTTCGTTGTTCTCCTCAGGGCACCAGAGGGCAGGGGACAGTGTGATTACAAGCAGAGTTTCAAATCCTCTTCCTAGCTCTCCTACTACATACCGCTCAGCTCCACGCTCTACTGGCAATACTGCACCTCAGCCATCCAATCCATCCATTCCAGCCCTCTCATCCAGACTGGGTCATCATTTAGAATTTGCCGTGACACGGGCGTACTCTGAGCCCCAGATTTGTCCACCAGCTCAGACCTCTGTTCCTCAGTCCATCGAAGAGGCTCTAGACAAGCTTGATGCAGAGCTAGAGGGTCACATGCAAGCtgaggaaaggaggaagagggaCAGAGAAGTGGAGCAAGAGAGAAAAATGAGAGAAGAACAAAGGCAAAAGAAAGAATGGGAGATGAGACAAAAGCGGGatgaagagaagaagaggaaggagctggagaaggaggaggagaggaagaagagagaacTGGACAAACAGGAAGAGGAGCGGAGAAGGAGAGAATGGGAGAGACAGgagcaggagagaaagaggaggcaaGAAGAGGCGAGGAGGAGAGAAGCAGagaggcaggaggaggagaggcaaAGGAGAGAACTggagagacaggaggaggagaggagaaggagggaatTGGAGAggcaggaagaggagaggaaaaagagagaatgggagaagaagGAGCGggaaaggaagaggagagagtgggagaggcaagaagaggagaggaagaagagagaagcagagaggcaggagcaggagagaaagaagagagaactGGAGAGGcaggaggaagaaaagaaaaaacaaagagagtgggagaggaaagaggaggagaaaaaaagaatggagcAAAAGAGGGAGGAGGAACTGTGCAGTGCAAAAGGCAAAGAGCAGACTGCTATTGAAAATCTGGAGAGACTACTCTCCTGCAACAGTTCCCCAACACGGCGACCTCCTCGGCTCTCTTCTGTTACTGCACCTCCTTCAGATCCATCACCCCCCAGCTCCCAGGCTTCACTTCCTTACCCCTGGCTAAGCCGTGGTGGCGTGCCCCCCTGTCTACCAGGCCAGACAGCTACCACCACTACTCCTGTAGAAAGACTGCGGCCGCCCCCCCTTACACCTCGGCCGCCCCCACTTACACCTCAGACGGAGTATGCCAGAGAAaagcagagacagagggagatgtGGAGCAACAATGGCGGAACGACATTCAGTCCCTCATCAACACACAATACCTCAGGGATGAACCAGTCGGTATACCCCAACAAGCCCCCGACAATGCAAGCCGCACCCAACCAATCCAAAGACTCAGCCACGGTGAGAGACAGCAGCCAACACACTCTCCCTACCTTGGCACTTAGAGAACCCCCCAAACTGTATCAGGCTTTTCCCAGAGAAAACATCACACCACCACGCTTATCCTCTAGCTCCATTGGGGAAATGCTCCACAAGCAGGTGCCCAGTagtagtttggaaaatgccagCAGCTGTGGCACTGACTCTGCCCAGTTTGAGGAAGAGCCCTCTGAGTTGTCCACATTGCTTCCCGATGGTCTGGCTAACATTATGGCCATGCTCGATGAATCCATCAAAAAGGAAGAGGAGATGTATAACAGTGAAAAGACTGGGTCCACAGGTCTTCTTGACAACTTTACTCCTAGTGTCCAGCCTATCAAGAGCTACCTTTGTGCCCCAGACCTCATTCCAGCAATGAAGCATCAGCCCAACCAGGAAGACTTTGGATCCAATCCTCATGCTAGCCCTCCTGTGCTCAGTCGCCAAGGCTCTCTGGCTTCCCCTTGCAGCCGAACATCTTCTCTCAATGAGGAGGATGAGGACTACCTTAAACCTTCCCCAAACCCTAAACGGTCAATGGACATGGGAGTGGGGAACACCAATTACCGCCACAGTGACCTGGCTAAACTTTACGGCCTCCCAGAGCAAACTAAAAGTGAGGCTGATGAGGATGAGGACGAGGAGGACCCGGAGACACCCTCTTGTTCTCCACCACCCCAAAGACCCCACCTCCACCAAACGGGTGTAAACAACATGTTCAAGTCCCTAGCAACAGTTCTAGGGAGCCAGAAGTATGCTTACCGTGGTGGGCCTTTTGGGAGACCCCCTCCATCAGCTCTGCTTGGGGTCAAATATTCCTCTTCACTGTCACTGGGCCCTGATATATGCCGCCAGCAGCAAAGCAGTTCTCCCACGTCAGATTCAACTCATCCACCATTCAGTCCAACTGTCCCACCTCTTAagtcctcccctcctcctctgctaGAAGACAAGAAATTGAAAATAGAGGGCGCTGATGTCTGGAGAGATGATGGAGAGACAACCGAGGACCGATTAAACTCTACCAAAAAGGAAAGTATTTCTACCATAAATCCTATTAAGGTGGTCAAGGAGGAGCGGTTGTTGACGACCATCTCTGAGTCCTCTCTGGCAGAGTTGGGCAAAAGCTGCGAGGTCATGCTTAGTCGACAGTCACTTCCTAACAAGAATTCCATCGATAAACCTGATGGCCACGTCAAAGTGGAGGACAGACACAAACCTGAGAAAGTAAagggacacagagagaaagacagacacagggatagagataaagagagggagaaatataagaagaggaaggaaagtCACAGCCACAGGAGCACCAGGAACCATGAAGataggaaagaaaagaagaagcatcgagaaaagagagaggagatggtcttctcctcttcttcatcatcatcatcttcctcCACTCATTCCAGCTCCAGCCACAAGCGGCACAAGGATGGCAAGAGCGATAAAGAGAAGAAGGATCGCAGAATTCTTGGTGACCTCAACCTCCAGAGCAAAGAGGGGTCTGAGAATAATCGGGGTCATTATGACACCGATAAAACAAAATGCAACGACCCATCCGGTGCCAGCCCCACCAGTGAAGGAGAGCATTCAGAATGGACCTCGAGAAGTTCTAGCGAGAGATCTTCTGAGGAGAAAAAAGACTCTGAATCTGGTTCTTCATTGGGTTCAACGGACTTCTTGAAACTGAAGGCGCTGTCAGATGGGCCACCCAAAGAGCTAAAGATTCGCCTGATCAAAGTAGAGAGCGGGGACAGGGAGACATTCATAGCGTCTGAGGTGGAGGAAAAGAGGATCCCATTGGAGGAAATCAACATTAAGAACACTGCCAGTGAAATCATCAGGTCCTGCAA gGGGGCCAGAGTGAAAGGGAAGTTCAAAGAATCTTTCTTGCTCCCAGCCTTCTCTGTCAAGCCCATCATGACCTCGGGCGAACCCATTCCCAGAGAGAAACTCAACCCTCCTACACCCAGCATCTAT TTGGAGAGTAAGAGGGATGCGTTCTCCCCTGTGTTGCTGCAGTTCTGTACAGACCCCAAAAATCCTGTTACTGTCATCAGAGGCCTGGCTGGATCTCTACGACTCA ACCTGGGGCTGTTTTCTACAAAGTCACTGGTTGAGGCCAATGCAGAGCAGGCGGTAGAGGTGAGGACTCAGGTGCAGCAGCCTGCTGATGAGAACTGGGACCCCAGTGGGACGGGCCAGACGTGGCCCTGCGAGAGCAGCCGCTCCCACACCACCATTGCCAAGTATGCTCAGTACCAGGCCTCCAGCTTCCAAGAGAGTCTGCAG GAGGAGAAAGGCAGCGATGACGAGGATGATGAAGATGAGAAGAAGCCTTCTTACAGTTCTGATACTCCAAGCAAGGACAGCTCTAAAGAAAGTAGCAG TGCTGAGCAGAAACAAGTGGGGAAGATAATTAAGTTTGGCACCAACATTGACCTCTCAGATCCCAAGAG GTGGAAGCCTCAGCTTCAGGAGTTGCAGAAGCTACCAGCCTTTATGCGTGTAGCATCTAGTGGAAACATGCTGAGCCACGTCGGACACACCATCCTAGGCATGAACACCGTCCAGCTCTACATGAAGGTTCCAGGGAGCCGAACACCAG GTCACCAAGAGAACAATAACTTTTGCTCGGTGAACATCAACATCGGCCCTGGAGACTGTGAGTGGTTCTCTGTCCATGAGAACTATTGGCAGGCCATTAGCGACTTCTGTGAAAA GCACGGAGTGGACTATCTGACAGGGTCCTGGTGGCCGGTTTTGGAGGACCTCTACAAAGCCAACATCCCAGTGTACCGCTTCATCCAGCGGCCTGGAGACTTGGTGTGGATCAACGCTGGAACTGTTCACTGGGTTCAGGCCGTAGGCTGGTGCAACAACATCGCCTGGAATGTTGGACCTCTCAATG CTTACCAGTACCAGCTGGCCCTGGAGAGGTTTGAGTGGAATGAAGTGAAGAAGGTCAAATCCATTGTCCCCATGATCCATGTGTCCTGGAACGTGGCCCGCACTGTCAAGATCACCGACCCAGACACTTTCAAGATGGTCAA ACACTGCTTGCTGCAGTCCATGAAGCACATCCAGGTCCTGCGGGACCAACTGGTGGCTGACGGCAAGAAGCTTTCCTATCAAAGTCGGGTCAAGGACGAGCCTGCCTACTACTGCAACGAGTGTGAT GTGGAGGTGTTCAATTTGTTGTTTGTGACAAGTGAGAGCAACAGCAGGAAAACCTATGTGGTTCACTGTGAGGACTGCGCCCGTCAGCGTAGCCCCAACCTGACCAACGTAGTGGTGCTGGAGCAGTACCGCATAGAGGAGCTCATGAACACATATGACTCCTTCAACCTG GCCTCGTCCTCCTCCCGGTGA